In one Diabrotica virgifera virgifera chromosome 7, PGI_DIABVI_V3a genomic region, the following are encoded:
- the LOC126888289 gene encoding uncharacterized protein LOC126888289: MKLVGEKRTGLFSEFYLKCQMCNCLKTITSDKKSENKVNINSSIVLGSISTGIGYSQTSELAATLDLPFMTLKTYNNYHEQVAEFIRASAWQTMELAAAEEIKMAKDAGNVDENGIPCITVVTDGAWSKRSYNVNYDAMSGVACIIGYNTGKLLFLGVRNKYCSICSWHESKEQETPTHRCFKNWTGSSTAMETDIIAEGFRNSLNQYGIKYSKMVGDGDSSVYRKLLEIRPYGNCLVQKIECKNHILRNFAKKIREISSKKRSNSQNKPVPITLRKCVLSRFMRLRSAITKATTYRIGENTSLEEKVQLLRNDINNAPSHVFGEHNLCKTIKYFKCEGQDTNIIPVMKECGIYEDVMSALQRVIDNASSLIMNMDNNLAEHYNSVVCKFIGGKRINFSLRGSYQTRCEAAALSFNSGGEYHRMINKTMFGNSPKGFYKKFYLKKKKEHAKIKARRTLFPKKKRNRLNKTCQIRITAPMPTICP, translated from the exons ATGAAGCTGGTTGGCGAAAAAAGAACTGGCCTTTTCTCGGAATTTTACCTAAAATGCCAAATGTGCAACTGCCTAAAAACAATCACATCAGATAAAAAGTCTGAAAATAAGGTAAATATTAATTCATCCATTGTGTTGGGATCCATATCTACTGGTATTGGATATTCTCAGACATCTGAACTGGCTGCAACTCTAGACCTACCATTCATGACGTTAAAGACTTATAACAACTATCACGAACAAGTTGCAGAGTTTATTAGGGCATCAGCATGGCAAACGATGGAACTGGCAGCCGCAGAAGAAATAAAAATGGCTAAAGATGCTGGGAACGTTGACGAAAACGGCATTCCATGCATAACCGTTGTTACAGATGGAGCCTGGAGTAAAAGGTCGTATAACGTTAATTACGATGCCATGTCCGGAGTC GCTTGTATTATTGGATACAATACGGGTAAACTATTATTTCTTGGAGTCAGAAATAAATATTGCTCCATTTGTTCATGGCATGAGAGCAAAGAACAAGAAACTCCAACACATAGATGCTTTAAAAATTGGACGGGCAGTTCAACAGCTATGGAAACAGATATCATAGCAGAGGGTTTCAGAAATAGCCTTAATCAATATGGtataaaatattctaaaatggTTGGTGATGGTGATTCCTCTGTATATAGGAAACTGTTAGAAATAAGACCATATGGAAATTGCTTGGTGCAGAAAATTGAAtgcaaaaatcatattttaagaaattttgccaaaaaaatacGAGAAATCAGCA GCAAGAAGAGAAGTAATTCTCAAAATAAACCTGTGCCAATAACTCTAAGAAAATGTGTTCTGTCTAGGTTTATGCGCCTCAGAAGTGCGATCACGAAAGCAACAACCTACCGAATCGGAGAAAACACAAGTTTAGAAGAAAAAGTTCAGTTGCTCCGAAATGATATAAATAATGCGCCCAGTCATGTTTTTGGAGAGCACAACCTTTGtaaaactataaaatattttaaatgcgAGGGTCAAGATACAAATATAATACCCGTTATGAAAGAATGTGGTATCTATGAAGACGTAATGAGTGCCCTTCAAAGAGTTATTGACAATGCAAGTAGTCTTATTATGAACATGGACAATAACTTGGCAGAGCACTATAACAGCGTTGTGTGTAAATTCATTGGGGGTAAAAGAATAAATTTTTCATTAAGAGGGTCATATCAGACGAGGTGCGAAGCGGCAGCACTATCGTTCAATTCGGGTGGTGAATACCATCGAATGATAAATAAAACAATGTTTGGCAATAGTCCAAAAggcttttataaaaaattttatttaaaaaagaaaaaagagcACGCCAAAATTAAAGCTAGAAGAACtttgtttccaaaaaaaaaaagaaatcggcTAAACAAAACCTGCCAGATCAGGATTACGGCCCCAATGCCAACTATCTGCCCTTAA